From a region of the Streptacidiphilus albus JL83 genome:
- a CDS encoding phosphatase PAP2 family protein has translation MLKSIWFPVALLLVLVVLTEQVVTHGPLLAVDRWVRHTTVHLVAESSATWLNTLADYWTDFGSSAVAIPLMVLGTLTAAVRARSWKPLAVSLLAGAALFATVIPGKILIGRPGPEGQPMSPGEWGWFPSGHTSTSGVCLGTAAWLLGLTLASGRLRRLLHGATAFVCFGVGVTLIWCNYHWFLDVVAGWSLTGVILWCLVRWAPRPR, from the coding sequence GTGCTGAAGTCCATCTGGTTCCCGGTCGCGCTGCTGCTGGTCCTCGTCGTCCTCACCGAGCAGGTCGTCACCCACGGCCCACTGCTGGCCGTCGACCGCTGGGTCCGGCACACCACCGTGCACCTGGTCGCCGAGTCCTCGGCAACCTGGCTGAACACCCTCGCCGACTACTGGACGGACTTCGGCAGCTCGGCCGTGGCCATCCCGCTCATGGTGCTCGGCACCCTGACCGCCGCCGTCCGGGCCCGCTCCTGGAAGCCGTTGGCGGTCTCCCTGCTGGCCGGGGCCGCGCTCTTCGCCACGGTGATCCCGGGCAAGATCCTGATCGGACGCCCCGGGCCCGAGGGCCAGCCGATGTCGCCGGGCGAGTGGGGCTGGTTCCCCTCCGGCCACACGTCCACCTCCGGCGTCTGCCTGGGCACCGCCGCCTGGCTGCTCGGGCTCACCCTCGCCTCGGGCCGGTTGCGCCGACTGCTGCACGGCGCGACGGCCTTCGTCTGCTTCGGCGTCGGCGTCACCCTGATCTGGTGCAACTACCACTGGTTCCTGGACGTGGTGGCCGGCTGGAGCCTCACCGGCGTGATCCTCTGGTGCCTGGTCCGCTGGGCTCCACGTCCCCGCTGA
- the gabT gene encoding 4-aminobutyrate--2-oxoglutarate transaminase: protein MSAVPSSAGQLPGGPSLPQERRIVTAIPGPKSQELQARKLAAVAAGVGTTLPVYITRAGGGVVEDVDGNSLIDFGAGIAVTNVGNSAKAVVDRAAEQLAAFTHTCFMVTPYEGYVAVAEQLNELTPGDHEKRTALFNSGAEAVENAVKIARAYTKRTAVVVFDHGYHGRTNLTMGMTAKNMPYKQGFGPFAPEVYRVPVAYPYRWLTGAENAATEAAAQAIEIITKQIGAENVAAIVIEPIQGEGGFIEPAKGFLPALVEFAKANGIVFVADEIQTGFCRTGQWFACNDENIVPDLITTAKGIAGGLPLAAVTGRAEIMDAAHSGGLGGTYGGNPVACAAALGSIETMKELDLNARAQAIGETMLPRLRAMQEKFDVIGDVRGRGAMIAVELVKPGSKEPNPEITAAIAKACHAEGLLVLTAGTYGNVLRFLPPLVMPEHLLAEGLDIIEGAFAAV, encoded by the coding sequence ATGAGCGCTGTTCCGTCCAGCGCCGGGCAGCTGCCCGGCGGCCCCTCGCTCCCCCAGGAGCGCCGGATCGTCACCGCCATCCCCGGCCCGAAGTCGCAGGAACTGCAGGCGCGCAAGCTCGCCGCGGTCGCCGCGGGCGTCGGCACCACCCTCCCCGTCTACATCACCCGCGCGGGTGGCGGCGTGGTCGAGGACGTGGACGGCAACTCGCTGATCGACTTCGGCGCGGGCATCGCCGTGACCAACGTCGGCAACAGCGCCAAGGCTGTCGTGGACCGCGCCGCCGAGCAGCTGGCCGCGTTCACCCACACCTGCTTCATGGTCACCCCTTACGAGGGCTACGTAGCCGTGGCCGAGCAGCTCAACGAGCTGACCCCGGGCGACCACGAGAAGCGCACCGCGCTCTTCAACTCGGGCGCCGAGGCCGTCGAGAACGCCGTCAAGATCGCGCGGGCCTACACCAAGCGCACGGCCGTCGTGGTCTTCGACCACGGTTACCACGGCCGCACCAACCTGACCATGGGCATGACCGCGAAGAACATGCCCTACAAGCAGGGCTTCGGTCCGTTCGCGCCCGAGGTCTACCGCGTCCCGGTGGCGTACCCCTACCGCTGGCTGACCGGCGCGGAGAACGCCGCGACCGAGGCCGCCGCGCAGGCCATCGAGATCATCACCAAGCAGATCGGCGCGGAGAACGTCGCCGCGATCGTGATCGAGCCCATCCAGGGCGAGGGCGGCTTCATCGAGCCGGCCAAGGGCTTCCTGCCCGCCCTGGTCGAGTTCGCCAAGGCCAACGGCATCGTCTTCGTCGCGGACGAGATCCAGACCGGCTTCTGCCGCACCGGCCAGTGGTTCGCCTGCAACGACGAGAACATCGTCCCCGACCTGATCACCACCGCCAAGGGCATCGCCGGCGGCCTCCCGCTCGCCGCGGTCACCGGCCGCGCCGAGATCATGGACGCCGCCCACTCCGGCGGTCTGGGCGGGACCTACGGCGGCAACCCCGTCGCCTGCGCCGCCGCGCTCGGCTCCATCGAGACCATGAAGGAGCTGGACCTCAACGCCAGGGCCCAGGCCATCGGCGAGACCATGCTCCCCCGCCTGCGCGCCATGCAGGAGAAGTTCGACGTGATCGGCGACGTCCGCGGCCGCGGCGCGATGATCGCGGTCGAGCTGGTCAAGCCCGGCAGCAAGGAGCCCAACCCGGAGATCACCGCGGCCATCGCCAAGGCCTGCCACGCCGAGGGCCTGCTGGTCCTCACCGCCGGCACCTACGGCAACGTGCTGCGCTTCCTGCCGCCGCTGGTCATGCCGGAGCACCTGCTCGCCGAGGGCCTCGACATCATCGAGGGCGCCTTCGCCGCGGTCTGA